One genomic window of Sodaliphilus pleomorphus includes the following:
- a CDS encoding OPT family oligopeptide transporter, with protein sequence MEDEKTSVNAVESPVQDQEGNYSLPENAFRELKEGEEYIPPLKPNRNYPEVTPYSVTMGLIMAVIFSAAAAYLGLKVGQVFEAAIPIAIIAAGIGAATHRKNSLGENVIIQSIGAASGIVVAGAIFTLPALYILQAKYPDITVNFLEVFLSSLLGGLLGILFFIPFRKYFVKDMHGKFPFPEATATTQVLISSQKGGDQAKPLIIASIIGGLYDFFASFKIWTDTLSTTAVPKLQEFAQNTKAMFSINTGAAVLGLGYIVGLRYAFIIFAGSAFIWWVIVPLMGMNPDLAALSAEEIFKGVSSPEGVVAGARYIGIGGIAMSGIIGIVKSWGVIKSAVGLAGKSFGTKAETVKPVRTQRDISMKALVFALCAALIVTFIFFYIGVIHNLMQTIVAFIVVVVIAFLFTTVAANAIAIVGSNPVSGMTLMTLIIASGVFVAIGLKGSQGIVASMVIGGVVCTALSMAGGMVTDMKIGYWIGTTPAKQQTWKAVGTIVAAATVGGVMMLLNQVYGFTGKDALVAPQANAMAAVIDPVMTGKPAPWTLYIVGAVLACLLNWLKVPALAFSLGMFIPMNLNAPLLVGGAISWLVGSRTTDKKLNEARQQRGTLLGSGFIAGGALMGVVSAALLFFFKDGITAFVKTYALGDMASNLVSLVLYVLLIAYFIWACMKAKKE encoded by the coding sequence ATGGAAGACGAAAAGACAAGTGTAAATGCAGTCGAATCGCCCGTTCAAGACCAAGAAGGAAACTACTCCCTTCCCGAGAACGCGTTCAGAGAACTGAAAGAAGGCGAAGAGTACATCCCGCCTCTCAAGCCCAACCGCAACTATCCCGAAGTGACCCCCTACTCGGTGACCATGGGCCTGATCATGGCCGTGATATTCAGCGCCGCCGCAGCCTACCTGGGGCTGAAGGTGGGCCAGGTGTTTGAGGCCGCCATTCCCATTGCCATCATCGCTGCCGGCATAGGGGCCGCCACCCACCGCAAGAACTCGCTGGGCGAGAATGTGATCATCCAGTCGATAGGCGCTGCCTCGGGCATCGTGGTGGCCGGAGCCATCTTCACGCTGCCAGCCCTCTACATCTTGCAGGCCAAGTATCCCGACATCACCGTCAACTTTCTCGAGGTATTCTTGAGCTCGCTGCTGGGCGGCCTGCTGGGCATCTTGTTTTTCATCCCGTTCCGCAAGTACTTTGTCAAGGACATGCACGGCAAGTTCCCGTTCCCCGAGGCCACGGCCACGACCCAGGTGCTCATCAGCAGCCAGAAGGGTGGCGACCAGGCCAAGCCGCTCATCATTGCCAGCATCATAGGCGGTCTCTACGATTTCTTTGCCTCGTTTAAGATATGGACCGACACGCTCTCGACCACGGCAGTGCCCAAGCTGCAGGAGTTTGCCCAAAACACCAAGGCCATGTTCTCGATCAACACCGGTGCCGCAGTGCTGGGTTTGGGCTACATCGTGGGTCTGCGCTATGCCTTCATCATTTTTGCCGGCAGCGCGTTTATCTGGTGGGTGATTGTACCGCTCATGGGCATGAATCCCGACCTGGCCGCGCTATCGGCCGAGGAGATTTTCAAGGGCGTGAGTTCGCCCGAAGGCGTGGTGGCCGGTGCACGCTACATAGGTATAGGCGGCATCGCCATGAGCGGCATCATAGGCATTGTGAAGTCGTGGGGCGTGATCAAGAGCGCCGTGGGGCTGGCCGGAAAGTCGTTTGGCACCAAGGCCGAGACGGTGAAGCCCGTGCGCACCCAACGCGACATCTCGATGAAGGCACTCGTCTTCGCCCTGTGTGCCGCGCTCATCGTCACCTTCATCTTCTTCTACATAGGCGTGATTCACAACCTCATGCAGACCATTGTAGCCTTTATCGTGGTGGTGGTGATTGCGTTTCTCTTCACCACCGTCGCAGCCAACGCCATTGCCATTGTGGGCAGCAACCCTGTGTCGGGCATGACACTGATGACGCTCATCATTGCCTCGGGCGTCTTTGTGGCCATCGGCCTCAAGGGCTCGCAAGGCATTGTGGCCTCGATGGTGATAGGTGGCGTGGTGTGCACCGCGCTCTCGATGGCCGGTGGCATGGTCACCGACATGAAGATAGGTTACTGGATAGGCACCACGCCAGCTAAGCAGCAAACGTGGAAAGCCGTGGGCACCATTGTGGCCGCTGCCACCGTGGGCGGTGTGATGATGCTCCTGAATCAGGTGTACGGCTTCACTGGCAAGGATGCCCTGGTAGCTCCCCAAGCCAATGCCATGGCAGCCGTGATCGACCCCGTGATGACCGGCAAACCTGCCCCCTGGACCCTCTATATCGTGGGCGCCGTGCTGGCCTGCCTGCTCAACTGGCTCAAGGTGCCGGCCCTGGCCTTCTCTCTGGGCATGTTCATCCCCATGAACCTCAATGCCCCGTTGCTCGTGGGCGGCGCCATAAGCTGGCTCGTGGGCTCCCGCACCACCGACAAGAAGCTCAACGAGGCACGCCAGCAACGCGGCACCCTGCTGGGTAGCGGCTTTATCGCCGGCGGTGCCCTGATGGGTGTGGTGAGTGCTGCACTGCTCTTCTTCTTCAAGGACGGCATCACCGCCTTTGTCAAGACCTATGCCTTGGGCGACATGGCCAGCAACCTGGTGAGCCTCGTGCTCTACGTCCTGCTCATCGCCTACTTCATATGGGCTTGCATGAAGGCCAAGAAGGAATAA
- the guaA gene encoding glutamine-hydrolyzing GMP synthase, producing the protein MQQKIIILDFGSQTTQLIGRRVRELDTFCEILPYNKFPVGDESVIGVILSGSPYSVHDPEAFKVDLSQFVGKVPVLGICYGAQYIAYSGGGKVEPTGTREYGRAHLQWIDTACPLFKGFDQGSQVWMSHGDTITAIPASCKVIASTADVKNAAYASLDQPVWAVQFHPEVFHTTQGKQLLKNFVVDICGSRQQWSAASFVESTVAELKKQVGNDRVILGLSGGVDSSVCATLLNKAIGDKLTCIFVDHGMLRKNEFSKVMDAYRGLGLNVIGVDASDKFFTDLQGVTDPEQKRKIIGRDFVEVFNAEAKKITDARWLAQGTIYPDRIESLSITGMTIKSHHNVGGLPKDMKLKLCEPLKWLFKDEVRRVGHELHMPERLINRHPFPGPGLAVRILGDITRDKVRILQEADDIYIEAMHNYVLDDGTSLYDHVWQAGAVLLSTIRSVGVMGDERTYEHPVALRAVTSQDAMTADWAHLPYDFLARVSNEIINKVKGVNRVCYDISSKPPATIEWE; encoded by the coding sequence ATGCAGCAAAAGATTATCATTCTCGACTTCGGCTCGCAGACGACCCAACTCATAGGCCGCCGCGTGCGTGAGCTCGACACGTTCTGCGAAATTCTGCCCTACAACAAGTTCCCTGTGGGCGACGAGAGCGTAATTGGAGTCATTCTCTCGGGTTCGCCCTACTCGGTGCACGACCCCGAAGCCTTCAAGGTCGACCTGAGCCAATTTGTGGGCAAGGTGCCCGTGCTGGGCATATGCTACGGCGCCCAGTACATTGCCTACAGCGGCGGTGGCAAGGTGGAGCCGACCGGCACACGCGAGTATGGCCGCGCCCACCTGCAGTGGATCGACACGGCATGCCCGCTCTTCAAGGGCTTCGATCAGGGCAGCCAGGTGTGGATGAGCCACGGCGACACCATCACCGCCATTCCGGCCTCGTGCAAGGTGATAGCCTCGACGGCCGACGTGAAAAACGCCGCCTATGCCAGCCTCGACCAGCCCGTGTGGGCCGTGCAGTTTCACCCCGAGGTGTTCCACACCACACAGGGCAAGCAGCTGCTCAAGAACTTTGTGGTCGACATATGCGGCAGCCGCCAGCAGTGGAGCGCAGCCTCGTTTGTCGAGAGCACCGTCGCCGAGCTCAAGAAGCAAGTGGGCAACGACCGGGTCATTCTGGGTCTCTCGGGCGGCGTCGACTCGAGCGTGTGTGCTACCCTGCTCAATAAGGCCATAGGCGACAAGCTCACCTGCATCTTTGTTGATCATGGCATGCTGCGCAAGAACGAGTTCAGCAAGGTGATGGATGCCTACCGTGGCCTGGGACTCAACGTGATAGGCGTCGATGCCAGCGACAAGTTCTTCACCGACCTGCAAGGCGTGACCGACCCCGAGCAGAAGCGCAAAATCATAGGCCGCGACTTTGTAGAGGTGTTCAACGCCGAGGCCAAGAAGATAACCGACGCCCGCTGGCTGGCGCAAGGCACCATCTACCCCGACCGCATCGAGTCGCTCAGCATCACGGGCATGACCATCAAGAGCCACCACAACGTGGGCGGCCTGCCCAAAGACATGAAACTCAAGCTGTGCGAGCCGCTCAAGTGGCTCTTCAAGGACGAGGTGCGCCGCGTGGGCCACGAGCTGCACATGCCCGAGCGCCTCATCAACCGCCATCCCTTCCCGGGTCCCGGCCTGGCCGTGCGCATCCTGGGCGACATCACCCGCGACAAGGTGCGCATCCTGCAAGAGGCCGACGATATCTACATCGAGGCCATGCACAACTATGTGCTCGACGACGGCACAAGCCTCTACGACCACGTGTGGCAAGCCGGCGCTGTGCTGCTCAGCACCATTCGCAGCGTGGGCGTGATGGGCGACGAGCGCACCTATGAGCACCCTGTGGCCCTGCGCGCCGTCACCAGTCAAGACGCCATGACTGCCGACTGGGCCCACCTGCCCTACGACTTCCTGGCCCGCGTGAGCAACGAAATCATCAACAAGGTGAAGGGCGTGAACCGCGTGTGCTACGACATCTCGTCGAAGCCACCGGCCACAATCGAGTGGGAATGA